In Plasmodium gaboni strain SY75 chromosome 14, whole genome shotgun sequence, one genomic interval encodes:
- a CDS encoding hypothetical protein (conserved Plasmodium protein, unknown function): MVTKVEQKKKRKKTKVKAYDIDESKKVFLYAYEYQLKNEKINWKRAEELKITKHSGSSMRSHYLNTIKHEISLYLEMYPEEVAKLFVRVKQWKKEEKKKKLLAFQNNIVTQRSNISLNRITKCKSTNYNKFNSLIVSKSFSIKHKHIHTNNNSTSEKNDVAIRLNKSNNKEKNKHVHTKKKLLHDSVDKNKSVNKKIGNDSINKNKNDNKKNVNEKINKNKNDTSNSTTKMSLKKNKVKPEKDTSNTINMTTRSSADTNNNTNSNTNSTNKSNIVTKNKKVNKKKKKKESKNDIKVVKSSIEKTNKNINNSFNIDKMEEAVDNNKYNEKDNKDFITGSQTTQNVKKNVQFVKEEDILKIKLEQIKMNQKKKNISKNNDNWKKLLLQTNYINDEKETDVFMETKKTYTNYIATNAVSTLNTNKINTTNNVKNINNVNKSFESYKSNISNNDIKQNKSSNVITSIFGYIYKKIFR, translated from the coding sequence ATGGTTACCAAAGTGGAACaaaagaagaaaagaaaaaagacAAAAGTTAAAGCATACGATATAGATGAATCTAAGAAAGTATTTTTATATGCATATGAATatcaattaaaaaatgaaaagatTAATTGGAAGAGAGCagaagaattaaaaataacTAAACATAGTGGAAGTTCTATGAGAAgtcattatttaaatacGATTAAACATGaaatatcattatatttagAAATGTATCCTGAGGAGGTAGCTAAATTGTTTGTTAGGGTGAAACAATggaaaaaagaagaaaaaaaaaaaaaattactagcttttcaaaataatatagtTACACAAAGATCTAATATATCATTGAACAGAATAACAAAATGTAAAAGTActaattataataaatttaattcATTGATAGTTAGTAAATCATTTTCAATAAAACATAAACATATACAcacaaataataatagcacaagtgaaaaaaatgatgtTGCTATTAGACtaaataaatcaaataataaagaaaagaaCAAACATGTacatacaaaaaaaaaactacTTCATGATTCGGTAGATAAAAACAAAAgtgtaaataaaaaaattggGAATGATTccataaataaaaataaaaatgataataaaaaaaatgtaaacgaaaaaataaataagaataaaaatgatacaAGTAATAGTACTACAAAAATGTCcttaaaaaagaataaagTAAAACCAGAAAAAGATACATCaaatacaataaatatGACAACAAGATCTAGTGCTGatactaataataatactaaTAGTAATACTAATAGTACTAACAAATCTAATATTGTGactaaaaataaaaaagtaaataaaaagaaaaagaaaaaagaatcAAAAAACGATATAAAAGTAGTAAAAAGTTCTATAGAAAAAactaataaaaatataaataattcgTTTAATATAGACAAGATGGAAGAAGCAGTAgacaataataaatataatgaaaaagataataaagatTTTATTACAGGATCACAAACAACTcaaaatgtaaaaaaaaatgtgcAATTTgtaaaagaagaagatattctaaaaataaaattagaacaaataaaaatgaaccaaaaaaaaaaaaatatatccaaaaataatgacaactggaagaaattattattacaaacaaattatataaatgatgaaaaagaaacaGATGTTTTTATGGAAActaaaaaaacatatacCAACTATATTGCAACCAATGCAGTATCTACATTAAATACAAACAAAATTAACACCACaaataatgtaaaaaatattaataatgttAACAAGTCCTTTGAATCTTATAAATctaatatatcaaataatgatataaaacaaaataaatcatCAAATGTTATAACATCCATTTttggatatatatataaaaagatatttcgttga